The DNA window GATGGTAAGCGAGCCTATGATCTGGCCCGTGCCGGTGTCGAGGTGGAGATGAAGACGCGGCGCGTGACCATCGAATCTTTGACCGTAAGTCCTGAGCCTGCCGAAGGACGTCTTTCGGACGAGAACTGGGCTTCGACAAACTCAGCACGCACGGGAATGAGCGGTGACGAGGGCGCGCCACTCGATTCCATCACGCTCATCGCTCACGTTTCCAAGGGCACCTATATCCGCTCGCTCGCCCGCGATATCGCGCGCGCCCTTGATACGGTGGGCCACGTCACCATGTTAAGGAGGTTGCGCGCAGGTCCCTTCGCGCTGGATTCCGCGATTTCGCTGGACAGGGTGGCCGAACTCGGCCAAGGGGCCGCGCTTGAGGAAGCACTCTTGCCGATCGAGGCGGGGCTGGACGACATCCCGGCTCTCACCCTCACCCCCGGAGAGGCAGAGGCGGTCCGCCAGGGCCGTTCTCTATCCGGGATCGCCGCAGACGACGGTTTGACATGGGCGCGGGCGCCGGATGGCATTCCCGTTGCGCTGGTACAGATCGAAGGCGGAGAGCTCCGCATCGTCCGCGGTTTCAATCTATGATGTTCGAAGGAAGAAAATACACATGTCGATCTCTGCAGAACGCAAGCAGGAAGTCATCAAGGACAATGCCCGCGAAAAGGGCGACACCGGTTCCCCCGAAGTGCAGATCGCGATCCTGACGGAGCGCATCAACAATCTGACCGATCACTTCAAGAGCAACCACAAGGACAACCATTCGCGTCGCGGCCTTCTGGCCATGGTCAACAAGCGTCGCAGCCTGCTGGACTATCTCCGCAAGAAGGACGACCAGCGCTACGCCGATCTGATCAAGAAGCTCGGTCTGCGTAAGTAAG is part of the Novosphingopyxis iocasae genome and encodes:
- the truB gene encoding tRNA pseudouridine(55) synthase TruB — protein: MNGWLILDKPLGLGSTQGVSAVKRALRAGGYAKCKVGHGGTLDPLATGVLPIALGEATKLAGRMLDASKVYAFTIGFGTETETLDAEGEVSATSEVRPAFADIEAVLPRFTGPIEQIPPKYSALKIDGKRAYDLARAGVEVEMKTRRVTIESLTVSPEPAEGRLSDENWASTNSARTGMSGDEGAPLDSITLIAHVSKGTYIRSLARDIARALDTVGHVTMLRRLRAGPFALDSAISLDRVAELGQGAALEEALLPIEAGLDDIPALTLTPGEAEAVRQGRSLSGIAADDGLTWARAPDGIPVALVQIEGGELRIVRGFNL
- the rpsO gene encoding 30S ribosomal protein S15, with the protein product MSISAERKQEVIKDNAREKGDTGSPEVQIAILTERINNLTDHFKSNHKDNHSRRGLLAMVNKRRSLLDYLRKKDDQRYADLIKKLGLRK